ACCCTCGGCCTGCTGCGCGCGGTCTTCCCTCCCCGGAAATTCGGCATGGCCGTGGGCCTGTGGGCCATGGTGGCGTCCTGCTCCACCGCGCTCGGACCGATCGTGGGCGGTCTGCTCATCGAGCACGTCGACTGGGAGTCGGTCTTCTACATCAACGCCCCCATCGGCGTCTTCGCCCTGGTCTTCAGTCTGCTCGTGCTGCCGAAGAGCAAGGACTCCACGGGCCACCACCGCTTCGACGTCCCCGGCGTGCTCCTGCTCGCCCTCGGTCTGGTCGCCCTGATCTTCGGCGTGGTCAAGGGGGAGACCTGGGGCTGGACCTCCGGCGGGACGCTGGGGTCGATCGCCGCGGGCCTCGCGGTACTGGCCGTCTTCTGCTGGTACGAGACGCGCCAGGAGCACCCGCTGCTCCCCATGCGCCTCTTCCGTAACCGTTCGCTGACCATCGGCACGCTCGTCACCGCGATCAACTTCTTCGTGATGCTCGGTGTCATCTTCTTCGTGATGCTGTACCTGCAGAACGTGCGTGGTTTCTCCCCGGTCGAGGCCGGTGTCCGGACCCTGCCGTTCAGCCTGGCGACCGTGGTGGCGGCGCCCCTCGGTGCCGCCCTCACCCAGCGTTTCGGCCCGCGGGTCACCATGCCCGCCGGCATGGTCCTCCAGGCCGCCGCCTCCCTGTGGATGCTGACCTGGGACGCCGGTTCCGCGTACACGGCGATGTGGCCGCCGTTCCTCGCCATCGGCCTGGGCGTCGGCATGGTGATGTCCGCGTCCTCCGACGCCATCGTCGGCAACGCCCCGAGGAAGGACGGCGGTGTGGCCGGCGGCCTGCAGGCCACCTCCCTGCAGATCGGCGGCGCACTCGGTACGTCCGTGCTGGTCTCCCTGATCAGCAGCAAGGTGGGCTCCACCCTCACCGGTGAACTGACCTCCGCGGGCGTCCCGGCGAAGGCCGCGGCCGGCTTCGGGGAGGCCAAGGACGCGGTGGCCATGGGCGTGTCCCCGGTCACCGGCTCCATGCCGGCCCAGCTGAGGGCCGCCGTCGTCGAGGGCAGCGGCAACGCGTTCATGAACGGTGTGCACAGTGCCGTCCTCGTCACCGCGGCGCTCTGCGTCCTCGGCGCGCTGCTGGCCGGGTTCGGCATGCACCGCAGCAGCGCACAGGCCCCCGACGGGAGCTGACGCCCCTCACCATCGCGGCCCGGCCGGGTGCGGAAGTCCCCGGACTCCCGTACCCGGCCGGGCCGTTCGCGTGAGGGCGGCCGTCCCGTCCGGATCCCGTCCGGGCCGGGAACACCGGCCCCGCCCCTTGATAGCGTCGCCCCCACGACAACGGACCGCTCCCCTTCGCGGAGCTGTGACCGTGGCGGGCCCGGACGGGCGTGGCAGCGAAAAGGACCAGGCAGATGAGCCTCGCGCAGTTGCACTACACCTCCACGGTCACGTCCGGGGCAAAGGACGGGGGCGCGGAAGGCCGGTTCACCGCGGCGGACGCCTCAATACCGGGGCCGGTGCGCGCGGAGGCCGCGGCCCTGCTCCGCTACGAGACCCCGGCCGGCGCCCCGGGCCACCCCGCCACCGGCGGACTCCTTTCCCCGCCGGTCGCGTTCAGCTTCAGCGCGCTGGCCGACGGCAGCCATCTGCTGAGCCGTACGGTGGCCTCGGGGGCGGGCGGTTTCCACGCCCACGCGGTCCATCTCCCTGCCGGTACGGCACTGCCGGGGCGGGCGCTGCCGGTCGACGCGTGGGGCGCGGCCGGGTGGCTCTCCTCGACCCCGGACCGGACGGTGCCGAGCCCGCTGAGCACTCCGGCGGACGGCCCGGCCCCCTCGCACGGCTTCCCCCGCGACGGGCTGGGTGACTTCGCGGTCTCGCGCGGCCCGTGGCTGGCCACCGTCCTCGGCGATCTGCGCCGGGCGAGCGAGGACGCGTCCGCGCCCGCGGTGGTGCTGGTGGAGCGGTACAGCGCGGACGTGGCCCGGTGGGTCGCCCTGGCCTGCGCCGCGCTGCCCCGGGAGTACGCGGAGCGGCTGACCTTCACCACGTACACCCGGCGGCCCGGCGCGGTTCCGTACCGGGTGCTCGGCGTCCTGCCCCAGGACGCCCCGGCGGACGGTGACGCGCGGTTCAGGGTGCACCGGATCGCCGGGCCGGCCCCGGCCGGGCCGGTG
This DNA window, taken from Streptomyces nitrosporeus, encodes the following:
- a CDS encoding MFS transporter encodes the protein MSSTTVDTSPPPAGSPPGAPKKSRRANPWLTLIAVAIGLFMVNLDGSVVAIANPEIGRDLGASTADLQWVTNAYLIAMAALLILGGKLGDRLGRHTVYMVGTVGFTLASVAIGLAGSIEGVIAFRAAQGVFAALLIPNTLGLLRAVFPPRKFGMAVGLWAMVASCSTALGPIVGGLLIEHVDWESVFYINAPIGVFALVFSLLVLPKSKDSTGHHRFDVPGVLLLALGLVALIFGVVKGETWGWTSGGTLGSIAAGLAVLAVFCWYETRQEHPLLPMRLFRNRSLTIGTLVTAINFFVMLGVIFFVMLYLQNVRGFSPVEAGVRTLPFSLATVVAAPLGAALTQRFGPRVTMPAGMVLQAAASLWMLTWDAGSAYTAMWPPFLAIGLGVGMVMSASSDAIVGNAPRKDGGVAGGLQATSLQIGGALGTSVLVSLISSKVGSTLTGELTSAGVPAKAAAGFGEAKDAVAMGVSPVTGSMPAQLRAAVVEGSGNAFMNGVHSAVLVTAALCVLGALLAGFGMHRSSAQAPDGS